The following nucleotide sequence is from Trifolium pratense cultivar HEN17-A07 linkage group LG2, ARS_RC_1.1, whole genome shotgun sequence.
gttcatatttcaatttttttggaaATGAAGGTGGATTTTGAAATGGAGTGtgaattatgatgatgatgaacttTTTATTGTCAATGGTATTAGGTtggaaataattaataaattaacatgATGAGATGAAATAATTAGGTTGTGTTTGGTGATGAAATTTTAGGTGTTACAATCTGGGGTGGATGCATTGGTGTTGTCAATAGTTCCTGGTGACATTGGAAGACCAACTAAGAGATTAGAGAAAGCTACGGTTCGAGATGGAAATTGTCGGTGGGAAAATCCGGTATACGAAACAATAAAGTATTTTCAAGATCCCAAGACTGGGAAAATCGGcgacaaaatatataattttttgcttTCAACGGTATATATATGAAGTTTCTCTCTTCATATGGAAATGttgatttgtttaattttgttattgttatgtAATTTAAGCGTTTCTATGTAGGGGTTATCGAAAGCTAGCGCCGTCGGGGAGGTTTCTATTAATTTTGCTGATTATGTAGATTCCACAAAGCCCTCTTCCGTCTCTCTTCCCGTCAGAAATTCTCATTGCGATGCTGTTTTACATGTTAGTATTtggtttttctctttttttgttCAGATGTAATGTTGCTTAAGATTTTGGTGAAACCTAATCAAGATTTTGAGTAAAGCATAAGTCAATGCAATGTTGATGTCATTGGATTTGATCTGTTGCTTAATAAACAGGTATCTATCCAAAGGCTGCAAGATAACGGTGATCAAATTCAAAGGTACTACAAAAGGAATTTGCAttgttatttttctatttcaggTTATACAAGATTAGATTTTCGATGATTTAGAGTTTTTGACGATGATGTTTTTGGTGTTCAATAATATTTGCAGAGAGGAAGATGAATGTGAAGATCCAAAACTAAAAATTGATGATAGGAGCTTAAGGAACAAGTTAAACAATGGCGATACAGATGAAAACACTAAAAGTTATTTTTCTGAAGTAAGGATTTCACACATTTTCAGGCTAAAAATACTTTCGATATTTTGTTTCTCGcacattttgatttttcggaAAGTTGAAGAAAGATCCATTTTGTGTTAGTATATAAGACACTATCATGCttttacaattaaaattttgGTCCGTATGTATTCAACTGTCATGTCCTCTATTAGCGCATAATCTATccgtttcttttgtttttgggcACTGAAAGTTAGAATGTTATGTGTGAAAATGattaaatttcatgtttttGTATAACAGGATGTTTCTAACAAACCAATCATCAATAGGACGTCTAGTGTGTCTGACACTACATTGTCAAGCTCCGATGACAGTTCTGGAGTCGATACTCCCTGCAAAATTGGATTGAGAAAAACAAACATCGACCGCACCACGAACCAGTTTGTTCCGGTTATGCACCGTGCTGCAGAACCTCCAAACACTGATGTCAATACCTCAACACCAATGCATGATTTACATGAGAGATCACAATGGGGTTGGTCATCTAGCTCAGAGCTTGGGTTAAGTACGGGCGATTCAACAAATGGCTCTCATAATTCCCTTTCAAAGGAAACGTCACAAGAGGCATCTCATTCGGAGATTGAGAGACTCAAAGCTGAACATGCTGCTTTGGCGAGGCATGTAGATGTGTCGGACATGGAACTACAGACCCTAAGGAAGCAAATTGTAAAGGAAAGCAAAAGAGGGCAGGATCTCTCGAAGGAAATCATTATCTTGAAAGATGAAAGGGATGCACTAAAGACAGAATGCGATAATATCAGGTCTTTCCATAAACGCATGGATGATGCCAAAGCGAGGAACAGGTCACAGTTGGAAAATGGAGATCATCATGcttttgttgaagaaataagACAAGAATTGAGCTATGAGAAAGACACGAATGCAAATCTCCGACTACAGTTAAAGAAGATGCAAGAATCAAATGCTGAACTGGTCCTTGCGGTGCAGGACTTGGAAGAAATGTTGGAGCAGAAAAATAGCGATATGCGTAAGTGTAATAATTCCAATAAACACGAACATGATAAAAATTCCCGAGAGTTAGAGATGAAACTCTCAAAATGTGAAacagatgatgatgaagatcaGAAAGCATTGGACGAGCTTGTCAAGGAGAAGAGTGGCGCCAAGGAGACGGACTTgcttgagaaaaaaataatagaccTCTATGGTGAAATTGAAATGTATAGGAGAGACAAAGAGGAGTTAGAGATGCAGATAGAACAGATTGCACTCGACTATGagatattgaaacaagaaaaccACAGCATTGCGAATAAGTTAGAGCAAAGCCAATTGCAGGAACAGTTAAACATGCAATGTGAATGTTCAAATCCTCCGGCTGCTATGAATGATATTGAAACTCACATTGAAAATCTGGAAAATGAACTCAAGGAACAGTCGGAAGATTTCTCAAATTCTCTAGCTACCATTAAGGTACTGGAAACTCATATCAGAAGATTAGAGGAAGAAACGGAGAAACAAGCACAAGGATTTGAAGCTGATATAGAAGCGGTGGCACGTGAAAAAGTTGAGCAAGAGCAAAGAGCTATCCAAGCCGAGGAAACTCTACGAAAAACTAGACAAAAGAATGCTAATACCGCTGAGAGGCTTCAAGAGGAATTCCAAAGACTCTCGATGCAAATGACTTCAACATTTGATGAAAATGAGAAGGCTACCATGAAAGCATTGACAGAAGCAAGTGAACTACGTTTACAGAAAAATCTAGTGGAAGGAATGCTGCATAAAGTCCAAGAAGAACTTCAGTTAACTAAAGCCGATTATGAGGTAAAACTGAACGAACTTTCAAATCAAATAGATACAATGACAGTTCAGATACAGCAGATGGTGGCGGAAATCGAAGACAAGTCTAAGCAGCTTGAAAATCAGAAGAAGTTTGGAGAACAAGTTAATACTGATTTCTCTGAGGAGATTGAGATACTAAAATCTGAGAATGAAAAGCTTATGGTGGAGATTTCACGCTTAAATGAACAAGTAGAAGGAAAAGAAATCTTACAAGCTGACTTGGAACTAATGAGAAAATCAATTGAGGAATATGAAACACTGTTACATCAAGGAACTGTGGAAAGAAATGAACTTGCGAGTACAATTGCATCATTGAAGAAGGAAGCGGAGCATACACTTAACGAGATAAATAAGATGAGAAATCAGAAGGATGAAAAAGAAGCAGAAGCGAGACTCTTGAAGTCGGAGTTGGAAGCGGTTAGAGCTCAATGCAGTGATTTGAAACAGTCACTTTTTGAGGATGAGGCTGAGAAAGAAAAACTAAGAAAGCAAATTTCTCAGCTAAAGAGCGAAATAAAGAAGAAGGGCGATGCATTAACTAGCATCGAGAAGAGGTTCAGGGATACTAGCGGCCGCAACCAACTTTCTGATGGTACTAAAACCAGTCCAATCAACAAAAAAACTGCTTCCAGTCCTCAGAATTCAAAAGAAATGGCAAGtatgagagagaaaataaaaatgctTGAGGTAATTATTCTAGCATCAATGATATGAAAAGATAGATTGT
It contains:
- the LOC123908178 gene encoding intracellular protein transport protein USO1-like isoform X1, which codes for MFRSAKWKSEKNRIKAVFKLHFNATQVLQSGVDALVLSIVPGDIGRPTKRLEKATVRDGNCRWENPVYETIKYFQDPKTGKIGDKIYNFLLSTGLSKASAVGEVSINFADYVDSTKPSSVSLPVRNSHCDAVLHVSIQRLQDNGDQIQREEDECEDPKLKIDDRSLRNKLNNGDTDENTKSYFSEDVSNKPIINRTSSVSDTTLSSSDDSSGVDTPCKIGLRKTNIDRTTNQFVPVMHRAAEPPNTDVNTSTPMHDLHERSQWGWSSSSELGLSTGDSTNGSHNSLSKETSQEASHSEIERLKAEHAALARHVDVSDMELQTLRKQIVKESKRGQDLSKEIIILKDERDALKTECDNIRSFHKRMDDAKARNRSQLENGDHHAFVEEIRQELSYEKDTNANLRLQLKKMQESNAELVLAVQDLEEMLEQKNSDMRKCNNSNKHEHDKNSRELEMKLSKCETDDDEDQKALDELVKEKSGAKETDLLEKKIIDLYGEIEMYRRDKEELEMQIEQIALDYEILKQENHSIANKLEQSQLQEQLNMQCECSNPPAAMNDIETHIENLENELKEQSEDFSNSLATIKVLETHIRRLEEETEKQAQGFEADIEAVAREKVEQEQRAIQAEETLRKTRQKNANTAERLQEEFQRLSMQMTSTFDENEKATMKALTEASELRLQKNLVEGMLHKVQEELQLTKADYEVKLNELSNQIDTMTVQIQQMVAEIEDKSKQLENQKKFGEQVNTDFSEEIEILKSENEKLMVEISRLNEQVEGKEILQADLELMRKSIEEYETLLHQGTVERNELASTIASLKKEAEHTLNEINKMRNQKDEKEAEARLLKSELEAVRAQCSDLKQSLFEDEAEKEKLRKQISQLKSEIKKKGDALTSIEKRFRDTSGRNQLSDGTKTSPINKKTASSPQNSKEMASMREKIKMLEGLVKSKETALETSTTSSMKKEKELQSRIMELENKVEEVNRNFTLHEDRSVTDSNEISEELRNRLEQADNNLSDVLIELSSLKERNKSMESELKEMQERYSEMSLKFAEVEGERQILVMTVRNLKSFHKG
- the LOC123908178 gene encoding intracellular protein transport protein USO1-like isoform X2: MFRSAKWKSEKNRIKAVFKLHFNATQVLQSGVDALVLSIVPGDIGRPTKRLEKATVRDGNCRWENPVYETIKYFQDPKTGKIGDKIYNFLLSTGLSKASAVGEVSINFADYVDSTKPSSVSLPVRNSHCDAVLHVSIQRLQDNGDQIQREEDECEDPKLKIDDRSLRNKLNNGDTDENTKSYFSEDVSNKPIINRTSSVSDTTLSSSDDSSGVDTPCKIGLRKTNIDRTTNQFVPVMHRAAEPPNTDVNTSTPMHDLHERSQWGWSSSSELGLSTGDSTNGSHNSLSKETSQEASHSEIERLKAEHAALARHVDVSDMELQTLRKQIVKESKRGQDLSKEIIILKDERDALKTECDNIRSFHKRMDDAKARNRSQLENGDHHAFVEEIRQELSYEKDTNANLRLQLKKMQESNAELVLAVQDLEEMLEQKNSDMHDDEDQKALDELVKEKSGAKETDLLEKKIIDLYGEIEMYRRDKEELEMQIEQIALDYEILKQENHSIANKLEQSQLQEQLNMQCECSNPPAAMNDIETHIENLENELKEQSEDFSNSLATIKVLETHIRRLEEETEKQAQGFEADIEAVAREKVEQEQRAIQAEETLRKTRQKNANTAERLQEEFQRLSMQMTSTFDENEKATMKALTEASELRLQKNLVEGMLHKVQEELQLTKADYEVKLNELSNQIDTMTVQIQQMVAEIEDKSKQLENQKKFGEQVNTDFSEEIEILKSENEKLMVEISRLNEQVEGKEILQADLELMRKSIEEYETLLHQGTVERNELASTIASLKKEAEHTLNEINKMRNQKDEKEAEARLLKSELEAVRAQCSDLKQSLFEDEAEKEKLRKQISQLKSEIKKKGDALTSIEKRFRDTSGRNQLSDGTKTSPINKKTASSPQNSKEMASMREKIKMLEGLVKSKETALETSTTSSMKKEKELQSRIMELENKVEEVNRNFTLHEDRSVTDSNEISEELRNRLEQADNNLSDVLIELSSLKERNKSMESELKEMQERYSEMSLKFAEVEGERQILVMTVRNLKSFHKG